The Labilibaculum sp. sequence AAGTATCCATAGATAATTGATTTAAATCAATAAAACAGACCTGCATTTCGACAGCAACATCCAAGGCTGCTTTTGGGTATTCACCATGAACATTTTCTAAATGACTGTCTTTCCATGGGTAATTTCTGCATACAGGGGTAAGAATAATTGGAACTGCGTTCTTTTCTCTTGTTTGAGATACAAATAATCTTAGGAACTCCTTGTAACTTTCAATATCAGTATAGCGCTCCGGTTTGTTCTGTGCTCCATCATTATGACCAAACTGCATGATTACAACATCGCCTTTTTTCAGGTTTTCACATACCGATCTCCATCTTCCTTCCTGAAAAAAGGTTCGCGTACTTCTACCTCCCCGTGCACGATCATCAATAATAACACTGTCTGAATCGAAAATGTTTTTGAAATCAGTTAAATCAGTTCCTGTAAATTGTTCCTGAAATACCTGACCCCAGCCTGTTACTGGATATCTGGTTTTGTAATAATCTTTACCTTCTTCGTAATTATCAGCATAATCAGCCACGGTGGAATCCCCGATTAGATAGATAACCACAGGCTTCTCTTGTAATGAAGAGCAACCGAACAAAAACAAAATCAGTAATAAAAGATTTCGTTGATGAAAAATCAAATTCGTTTTCATTTCTCTTTGCGTTTTTTTAAATTATATTCTCTTGTTCCGGCAAACGAATCAATTCTGATCAATCATTTTCCAATACCAGTACCCAATCATTTCCATTTGTTTTATCTCCCGGAGGATCGAAGGATTTTATGCCTTTGGCTTCGAATGTTCCTATTTTAGTATAGGAACCGTTTCGGGGATTGTACCATGAGGCTTTCACTTCGCTTACATCCATTTTTTCCAGATTGATATTCATTATCCG is a genomic window containing:
- a CDS encoding rhamnogalacturonan acetylesterase, which produces MKTNLIFHQRNLLLLILFLFGCSSLQEKPVVIYLIGDSTVADYADNYEEGKDYYKTRYPVTGWGQVFQEQFTGTDLTDFKNIFDSDSVIIDDRARGGRSTRTFFQEGRWRSVCENLKKGDVVIMQFGHNDGAQNKPERYTDIESYKEFLRLFVSQTREKNAVPIILTPVCRNYPWKDSHLENVHGEYPKAALDVAVEMQVCFIDLNQLSMDTFSGKGQEYVTNNYFMNLPSGVYEAYPEGQSDNTHFQPEGAKVVAELVFNAMKIVKK